One segment of Amycolatopsis alba DSM 44262 DNA contains the following:
- a CDS encoding helix-turn-helix domain-containing protein: MESQPAVTAAIELIAPRLRRAREKKGTTLMELSRATGISTSTLSRLESGQRKPSLELVLPVIAALGLRVDEVVSSPRVLEQPEDSRILIPLTRHEDGPRAYKMTIPASDAEPRPRTHTGREWLYVLRGRLRLVLGEQDVVLGPGEAAEFDCRTPHWFGATGRGRVEVLSLFGKQGERVHVRARTR; encoded by the coding sequence ATGGAGAGCCAACCCGCCGTCACCGCGGCGATCGAGCTGATCGCGCCCCGCCTGCGCCGGGCACGGGAGAAGAAGGGGACGACGCTGATGGAGCTCAGCCGCGCCACCGGCATCTCCACCAGCACCCTGTCCCGGCTCGAATCCGGGCAGCGCAAACCGAGCCTCGAACTGGTGCTCCCGGTCATCGCCGCGCTGGGCCTGCGCGTCGACGAGGTCGTGTCGTCACCGAGAGTGCTCGAACAGCCCGAAGACAGCCGGATCCTCATCCCGCTCACCCGGCACGAGGACGGGCCCCGTGCCTACAAGATGACGATCCCGGCGAGCGACGCCGAACCCCGCCCGCGCACGCACACCGGCCGCGAGTGGCTCTACGTCCTGCGAGGCAGGCTCCGGCTCGTGCTCGGCGAGCAGGACGTCGTCCTCGGGCCCGGTGAGGCGGCCGAGTTCGACTGCCGGACGCCGCATTGGTTCGGCGCCACCGGCCGCGGGCGGGTCGAGGTGCTCAGCCTCTTCGGCAAGCAGGGCGAACGGGTCCATGTCCGCGCCCGCACCCGGTGA
- a CDS encoding VOC family protein — MDIAIHGSFLPQTDPEAAIAFYRDLLGFEVRNDVGYEGLRWITVGPPGQPVSIVLHPPAVDPGITEDERRVIGEMMAKGTYAGILFSSDDLDGLFKHLAEGNAEIIQEPTDQPYGLRDGAVRDPAGNLIRIQQRV; from the coding sequence ATGGACATCGCCATTCACGGGAGCTTCCTCCCGCAGACCGACCCCGAAGCCGCCATCGCGTTCTACCGCGACCTCCTCGGTTTCGAGGTGCGCAACGACGTCGGTTACGAGGGACTTCGCTGGATCACCGTCGGCCCGCCGGGGCAGCCCGTTTCGATCGTGCTGCACCCGCCGGCCGTCGATCCCGGCATCACCGAGGACGAGCGCCGCGTCATCGGCGAGATGATGGCCAAGGGCACCTACGCGGGCATCCTGTTCTCCTCGGACGATCTCGACGGCCTCTTCAAGCACCTCGCGGAGGGCAACGCCGAGATCATCCAGGAGCCGACCGACCAGCCGTACGGCCTGCGTGACGGGGCCGTCCGCGACCCGGCCGGGAACCTGATCCGTATCCAGCAGCGCGTCTGA
- a CDS encoding TfuA-like protein, translating to MRAVVFIGPSIDLESASAELDVEFLPPVKRGDLAELLARPEPPEAIGIVDGRFLQSLCISPKEVLEAMDRGVTMFGSSSMGALRAAECSPFGMVGVGKIYEEYFSGRIDADDEVAVTYDEENLSALSEPMVNMRFAIAAGIEEGAFAPETGERFLEIAKELYFPQRVNRTVLMLLRREIPEDEHARIAAFFAGGAPDTKREDALLLLAAMRDHLEPAVKPQITSVEARGAL from the coding sequence ATGCGCGCAGTGGTTTTCATCGGCCCGAGCATCGACCTCGAATCGGCCTCGGCCGAACTCGACGTCGAGTTCCTGCCGCCGGTCAAACGCGGTGACCTCGCCGAACTACTGGCCCGGCCCGAGCCGCCGGAGGCCATCGGCATCGTGGACGGCCGCTTCCTGCAGAGCCTGTGCATCTCGCCGAAGGAGGTGCTCGAAGCGATGGATCGCGGCGTCACGATGTTCGGCTCGTCGAGCATGGGCGCGCTGAGGGCGGCGGAATGCTCGCCGTTCGGCATGGTCGGCGTCGGCAAGATCTACGAGGAGTACTTCTCGGGCCGGATCGACGCCGACGACGAGGTCGCCGTCACCTACGACGAGGAGAACCTCTCGGCGCTTTCGGAGCCGATGGTGAACATGCGGTTCGCCATCGCCGCCGGTATCGAGGAAGGCGCGTTCGCCCCCGAAACGGGGGAGCGGTTCCTCGAAATCGCCAAGGAGCTGTACTTCCCGCAACGCGTCAACCGGACCGTGCTCATGCTGCTGCGCCGGGAGATCCCGGAGGACGAGCACGCCAGGATCGCCGCCTTCTTCGCAGGCGGTGCCCCCGACACCAAACGCGAGGACGCGCTGCTGCTCCTCGCGGCGATGCGGGACCACCTGGAGCCTGCCGTCAAACCACAGATCACATCCGTCGAAGCCCGAGGTGCGCTGTGA
- a CDS encoding YcaO-like family protein has product MKLRKSVPKVGGGGVHREFTAEQTYARIEPHLRRAGVTRVAEITWLDRVGIPVYNAIAPRSNDIISVYNGKGLTNTDARTSAAMEAIERFSAALPVRPQVIASYEELVAEGRTVLDPRENNAELSAHYRDDLPISWVEAYDLMNSESILIPQASAVYGLKFHEPPCYKVLSTNGLASGNSLEEAICHALTELIERDSMTNAELVSSQLAQVLEKGIFVEPQPEHITSYLRELHPHVDLETLPPLAKSLVDKFHDAGLKMRIVHITSDLEIPSFLAATSEDLGPTTSQGHGGFGTHPDASVALIRAITECAQGRAVDIQAMREDIRLPTENVSKYQNHVQRSATIDKGAWAWQPMRKQVAFDEIPSWTTDDVMTDIKLILDRIRAAGIDRALAVDLSPPGIPVSVVRVIVPRLESWAVDHCKIGPRGAAVWNDTLLELSARIRAAELSKPA; this is encoded by the coding sequence ATGAAACTCAGGAAGAGCGTTCCGAAGGTCGGTGGCGGCGGGGTGCACCGGGAGTTCACCGCCGAACAGACCTACGCGCGGATCGAGCCGCATCTGCGGCGCGCCGGGGTCACTCGTGTCGCGGAGATCACCTGGCTCGACCGGGTCGGCATCCCGGTCTACAACGCCATCGCGCCGCGCTCCAACGACATCATCTCCGTCTACAACGGCAAAGGCCTGACGAACACCGACGCCAGGACGTCCGCGGCGATGGAGGCGATCGAACGCTTCTCGGCCGCTCTCCCGGTGCGGCCGCAGGTCATCGCGTCCTATGAAGAACTGGTCGCCGAGGGCCGCACGGTGCTGGACCCGCGCGAGAACAACGCGGAGCTTTCCGCGCATTACCGCGACGATCTCCCGATCTCGTGGGTCGAGGCGTACGACCTGATGAACTCCGAATCGATCCTCATCCCGCAGGCCTCCGCCGTCTACGGCCTCAAGTTCCACGAACCTCCTTGCTACAAGGTGCTTTCCACCAACGGCCTGGCGTCGGGGAACAGCCTCGAAGAGGCCATCTGCCACGCGCTCACCGAACTCATCGAGCGCGATTCGATGACCAACGCCGAACTCGTGAGCAGCCAGCTCGCGCAGGTGCTGGAGAAGGGCATCTTCGTCGAACCGCAGCCCGAGCACATCACGTCGTACCTCCGGGAACTGCATCCGCACGTCGACCTCGAAACGCTGCCGCCGCTCGCGAAGTCCCTTGTGGACAAATTCCACGACGCCGGGCTGAAGATGCGGATCGTGCACATCACCTCGGATCTGGAGATCCCGAGCTTCCTCGCCGCCACCTCCGAGGACCTCGGCCCGACGACTTCGCAGGGGCACGGCGGTTTCGGCACGCATCCCGACGCGAGTGTCGCGCTCATCCGCGCCATCACCGAATGCGCGCAGGGCCGCGCCGTCGACATCCAGGCGATGCGCGAGGACATCCGGCTCCCGACCGAGAACGTGTCCAAGTACCAGAATCACGTCCAGCGGTCGGCGACGATCGACAAGGGCGCGTGGGCGTGGCAGCCGATGCGCAAACAGGTCGCGTTCGACGAGATCCCGTCGTGGACCACCGACGACGTGATGACCGACATCAAGCTGATCCTGGACCGCATCCGCGCCGCGGGCATCGACCGCGCGCTCGCCGTCGACCTCTCGCCGCCGGGGATCCCGGTCAGCGTCGTGCGGGTGATCGTCCCGCGGCTCGAATCGTGGGCCGTCGACCACTGCAAGATCGGCCCGCGCGGCGCGGCGGTCTGGAACGACACGCTGCTGGAACTGTCCGCCCGCATCCGGGCCGCCGAACTTTCCAAGCCCGCTTAG
- the senB gene encoding selenoneine biosynthesis selenosugar synthase SenB, whose protein sequence is MRILVAGPVPEASDYGNGVTARRWAHLLRDLGHEVRVVQDYDGGRYDLLIALHARKSEAAIRAFLAACPDAPIVIALTGTDLYPDLATAGVDLTLLERAARIVVLQSKGVLQVPPGLRSRTRVITQSMPPISGEAPAEDRFEIAFLAHARPVKDPLRLSEAVRLLPSSSRIAVTHVGGVREDDIGDRLRAENPRYTWLGALPRPEALAVLARSRLLVLTSLHEGGANVVTEALAARVPVVSTRIPGSVGLLGEDYAGYFPVGDTAALAAVLDAAEHDRDGLYTRLRRQCAARRASADPERETEAWERLLAEAVPANAGYEGVR, encoded by the coding sequence ATGAGGATCCTCGTCGCGGGCCCCGTCCCCGAAGCCAGCGATTACGGCAACGGCGTCACCGCGCGCCGCTGGGCACATCTGCTCCGCGACCTCGGCCACGAGGTCCGCGTCGTGCAGGATTACGACGGCGGGCGCTACGACCTGCTGATCGCACTGCACGCACGCAAAAGCGAGGCCGCGATCCGCGCCTTCCTCGCGGCGTGCCCGGACGCGCCGATCGTGATCGCGTTGACCGGCACCGATCTCTACCCGGATCTGGCCACCGCCGGTGTCGACCTGACCCTGCTCGAACGCGCCGCACGCATCGTCGTCCTGCAATCCAAAGGGGTTCTGCAGGTCCCGCCAGGCTTGCGGAGCCGGACCAGGGTGATCACCCAGTCGATGCCGCCGATCTCGGGCGAGGCACCCGCCGAGGACCGGTTCGAGATCGCCTTCCTCGCGCACGCCAGGCCGGTCAAGGATCCGCTGCGGCTGAGCGAGGCGGTGCGGCTGCTGCCGTCGTCGTCACGGATCGCCGTCACGCACGTCGGCGGCGTTCGGGAGGACGACATCGGCGACCGGCTGCGCGCGGAGAACCCGCGCTACACCTGGCTTGGCGCGCTGCCGAGACCGGAAGCGCTCGCCGTCCTCGCGCGCAGCCGTCTGCTGGTGCTGACTTCCCTGCACGAAGGCGGGGCGAACGTCGTCACCGAAGCACTCGCCGCCAGGGTCCCGGTCGTCTCCACCCGCATCCCCGGCTCGGTCGGGCTGCTCGGTGAGGACTACGCCGGCTATTTCCCCGTCGGCGACACGGCCGCGCTCGCCGCCGTGCTCGACGCGGCCGAACACGACCGAGACGGGCTTTACACCCGGTTGCGGCGGCAATGCGCCGCCCGCCGCGCTTCGGCGGATCCGGAGCGCGAAACCGAAGCATGGGAGCGACTGCTCGCCGAAGCGGTACCAGCGAACGCCGGATACGAAGGAGTGCGATGA
- a CDS encoding NAD(P)-dependent oxidoreductase, producing the protein MTEIRVCGAVMAHPRRREEAEALARLDPDGATKVVLDPDPDGPPTAARTTKLAWSSVPGDATHFLVLQDDVELADGFFEHARKAAEQLPDDAIAFYANWNSRNGAAVRMAAASGADWATAVNEYAPCLALMLPAEIARGYAGYALRDRDGWPCDVLMFRYLKALEVPIRIAVPNTVEHSGLPSVAGNDAHGLRRSACFSGVAPASVGGVVAEHEVIPFHKHMTSECALRGDGYWEYLGTNRLLRRSGISPQECRVEFERGPELSEGAWQTWLTAFTMGLSTVEHSSAALDQALATIGPGGLCDRLLVSEIEAITRSHHDVAVRGFAAGRERAARPRRPRRGTGVEVAITGPGGTLAEHLASLLAELGHDIVDSAGVSGDTRLVHLGDTADPGDVFCAIVDTGPREHVLRFATPIGPHTSADSLVAHWIELAWTRRALPVDPDRVHQFTDVRDMASAIDAVLTGGPVAPVYDIATATLTGNELAKVVCSSVRSVPAEYVTSPSETSVMKLGLAAAELGWTATIPADEAVRAFGKWLAYDEDRVR; encoded by the coding sequence ATGACGGAGATTCGGGTGTGCGGCGCCGTCATGGCGCACCCCCGGCGCCGGGAGGAGGCGGAAGCGCTCGCGCGGCTCGATCCCGACGGCGCGACGAAGGTGGTGCTGGATCCCGATCCGGACGGTCCGCCGACGGCCGCGCGCACCACGAAACTGGCCTGGAGCAGCGTTCCCGGCGACGCCACGCATTTCCTCGTCCTGCAGGACGACGTCGAGCTCGCCGACGGGTTCTTCGAGCACGCCAGGAAAGCTGCCGAGCAGCTGCCGGACGACGCGATCGCGTTCTACGCCAACTGGAACTCGCGCAACGGCGCGGCCGTGCGGATGGCCGCGGCCTCAGGGGCGGACTGGGCGACGGCGGTCAACGAGTACGCGCCCTGTCTCGCGCTGATGCTGCCCGCCGAAATCGCCCGCGGCTATGCCGGATACGCCCTTCGCGACAGGGACGGCTGGCCGTGCGACGTGCTGATGTTCCGCTATCTGAAAGCGCTGGAAGTGCCGATCCGGATCGCGGTGCCGAACACCGTCGAGCATTCCGGCCTGCCCAGTGTCGCCGGAAACGACGCGCACGGGCTGCGGCGTTCCGCGTGTTTCTCCGGTGTCGCTCCGGCGTCGGTGGGCGGCGTCGTCGCCGAGCACGAAGTGATCCCTTTTCACAAGCACATGACTTCCGAATGCGCGCTGCGCGGCGACGGGTACTGGGAGTACCTTGGAACGAACCGGCTCCTGCGGCGATCGGGGATTTCGCCGCAGGAGTGCCGGGTCGAGTTCGAGCGCGGCCCGGAGCTGTCCGAAGGCGCCTGGCAGACCTGGCTGACCGCGTTCACCATGGGTCTGTCCACTGTGGAACACAGCAGCGCGGCGCTGGATCAGGCTCTCGCGACCATCGGCCCCGGCGGGCTCTGCGATCGGCTCCTCGTGTCCGAGATCGAGGCGATCACGCGTTCGCACCACGATGTGGCCGTGCGAGGCTTCGCCGCCGGACGTGAACGGGCGGCTCGCCCTCGGCGTCCGCGCCGGGGGACGGGCGTCGAGGTCGCGATCACCGGCCCCGGCGGCACCCTCGCCGAGCATCTCGCGAGCCTGCTGGCCGAACTCGGCCACGACATCGTCGACAGCGCGGGGGTTTCCGGCGATACGCGGCTCGTGCATCTCGGTGACACAGCGGATCCCGGCGACGTCTTCTGCGCCATTGTCGACACTGGGCCACGCGAACACGTCCTGCGGTTCGCGACGCCGATCGGGCCGCACACCTCGGCTGATTCCCTGGTGGCGCACTGGATCGAGCTGGCATGGACCCGGCGGGCCCTGCCGGTCGATCCCGACCGCGTCCACCAGTTCACCGACGTGCGGGACATGGCGAGCGCGATCGACGCGGTGCTCACCGGGGGACCGGTCGCGCCGGTGTACGACATCGCGACGGCGACGCTCACCGGGAACGAACTGGCGAAGGTCGTCTGCTCTTCGGTCCGCTCCGTGCCGGCCGAATACGTCACCTCGCCGTCGGAGACATCCGTGATGAAACTCGGCCTCGCGGCGGCGGAACTCGGCTGGACGGCCACGATCCCGGCCGACGAAGCCGTCCGCGCCTTCGGAAAATGGCTCGCCTACGACGAGGACCGCGTCCGATGA
- a CDS encoding low molecular weight phosphatase family protein, translated as MTDILFVCVHNASRSQMAAALLKHHGFGRVTVRSAGCEPADRINPLVAGALAEWDVDITGEVPSQVTYEDVAAADVVITMGCKTYPVAEGTRYVEWVVPNPEHEGITGIRPLRDDMDRRVRELLASLVDTPAHV; from the coding sequence ATGACGGATATCCTCTTCGTATGCGTGCACAACGCGAGCCGATCGCAGATGGCCGCGGCACTGCTGAAGCACCATGGTTTCGGCCGGGTGACCGTGCGGTCCGCGGGCTGCGAACCGGCGGACCGGATCAATCCGCTGGTGGCTGGCGCGCTGGCGGAATGGGACGTCGACATCACCGGCGAGGTGCCGAGCCAGGTCACCTACGAGGACGTCGCGGCGGCCGACGTCGTGATCACCATGGGCTGCAAGACCTATCCGGTCGCCGAAGGGACGCGTTATGTTGAATGGGTCGTCCCCAATCCGGAACACGAAGGCATCACCGGGATCCGGCCGCTGCGGGACGACATGGACCGCCGCGTGCGCGAACTACTCGCGTCCCTTGTGGACACTCCGGCGCACGTATAG
- a CDS encoding class I SAM-dependent methyltransferase yields MTWYSDDGLWSGFSELMWPQYLTVEADELVRESPLLAFPSGSRVLDLCCGPGRFVVPLARKGYQVTGVDLNAPVLDRAKQAAADAGVPAELIQGDMLEFVRPGGFDVVLNMYTSFGYFDEAEKNFQVLRNAHTSLAPGGKLLLEVYGKEIVAKNIGRTHAFPQPEGIAYMRHSVLEDWTKLRTDWTLVDGDVARSAHIQSFIYSAAELRRLFEDAGFTDIEAYGGFDGAPYDKRAKRLIVQGVKA; encoded by the coding sequence ATGACCTGGTACTCCGACGATGGCCTGTGGTCGGGTTTCTCCGAACTGATGTGGCCGCAGTACCTGACCGTCGAGGCCGACGAACTCGTCCGGGAGTCGCCGCTGCTGGCGTTCCCGTCGGGTTCGCGGGTGCTCGACCTGTGCTGCGGGCCGGGCCGGTTCGTCGTTCCCCTCGCCCGCAAGGGTTACCAGGTGACCGGGGTCGACCTCAACGCGCCCGTCCTGGACCGTGCCAAGCAGGCCGCCGCCGACGCCGGCGTCCCGGCCGAACTGATCCAGGGCGACATGCTCGAATTCGTGCGCCCCGGCGGTTTCGACGTCGTGCTGAACATGTACACCTCGTTCGGCTATTTCGACGAAGCCGAGAAGAACTTCCAGGTGCTGCGCAACGCGCACACCAGCCTGGCGCCCGGCGGGAAGCTGCTGCTTGAGGTGTACGGCAAGGAGATCGTCGCCAAGAACATCGGCCGTACACACGCTTTCCCGCAGCCCGAAGGCATCGCGTACATGCGGCACAGCGTCCTCGAAGACTGGACGAAGCTGCGCACCGACTGGACGCTGGTCGACGGTGACGTCGCGCGTTCGGCGCACATCCAGTCGTTCATCTACAGCGCGGCCGAACTGCGCCGCCTGTTCGAGGACGCGGGTTTCACCGACATCGAGGCCTATGGCGGTTTCGACGGCGCGCCCTACGACAAGCGCGCCAAACGCCTGATCGTCCAGGGCGTCAAAGCCTGA
- a CDS encoding daunorubicin resistance protein DrrA family ABC transporter ATP-binding protein, with the protein MTKDRDGDPAIEASGLTKIYGEKRALDGLDLTVPAGTVYGVLGPNGAGKTTSVKVLATLLRPDGGQAKVFGHDVVREADAVRARVSLTGQYASVDDDLTGTENLILLCRLLGHGKAAAKARTEQLLNAFGLTEAAGRQVKNYSGGMRRRLDIAASIVNTPDLLFLDEPTTGLDPRSRNQVWDIVRAVVKRGTTVLLTTQYLDEADQLASRIAVVDHGKVIAEGTPGQLKASIGVGAIHLRLRHSNQRTDAQNVLARFLEQPTLSEHDEVLVSARIPGVEGDAGMAEWASKALHELSLRDIVVDEFSLGQPSLDEVFLALTDRPATPENAAKEGANR; encoded by the coding sequence ATGACAAAGGACCGCGACGGGGATCCCGCGATCGAAGCGTCCGGGTTGACCAAGATCTACGGCGAGAAACGAGCTCTCGACGGGCTCGACCTCACAGTTCCCGCGGGGACAGTGTACGGCGTTCTCGGCCCCAACGGGGCGGGAAAGACCACGTCCGTGAAGGTGCTGGCGACGCTGCTGCGTCCCGACGGAGGACAGGCCAAGGTCTTCGGTCACGACGTCGTGCGCGAGGCGGACGCCGTCCGTGCACGGGTGAGCCTGACAGGTCAGTACGCCTCGGTGGACGACGACCTGACGGGCACCGAAAACCTGATCCTGCTGTGCCGTCTGCTCGGCCACGGCAAGGCCGCCGCGAAGGCGCGCACCGAGCAGCTCCTCAACGCCTTCGGGCTGACCGAGGCGGCCGGTCGTCAGGTGAAGAACTATTCCGGCGGTATGCGACGGCGGCTCGACATCGCGGCCAGCATCGTGAACACCCCGGATCTGCTCTTCCTCGACGAGCCGACCACCGGTCTCGACCCGCGCAGCCGCAACCAGGTGTGGGACATCGTGCGCGCGGTCGTCAAACGCGGCACCACGGTGCTGCTGACCACCCAGTACCTCGACGAGGCCGACCAGCTCGCCAGCCGCATCGCGGTCGTCGACCACGGCAAGGTCATCGCCGAGGGCACACCGGGCCAGCTGAAGGCGTCGATCGGCGTCGGTGCGATCCACCTGCGCCTGAGGCATTCCAACCAGCGGACCGACGCGCAGAACGTGCTCGCCCGTTTCCTGGAGCAGCCCACGCTTTCGGAGCACGACGAGGTTTTGGTCAGCGCCCGCATCCCTGGTGTGGAGGGCGACGCCGGCATGGCCGAATGGGCTTCCAAGGCCCTGCATGAACTTTCGCTGCGGGACATCGTCGTCGACGAGTTCTCGCTCGGGCAGCCGAGCCTCGACGAGGTGTTCCTCGCGCTCACCGACCGGCCCGCGACGCCGGAGAACGCCGCCAAGGAGGGGGCGAACCGATGA
- a CDS encoding ABC transporter permease, which yields MTSTIKPTETTEEADETRPADVDALDAVLASVDRPKRPSALSASLTFGWRAALKIKHLPEQLFDVTGFPIIMTVMFTYLFGGAIGGSTEAYLDYLLPGILAITVVMITMYTGVAVNSDIAKGVFDRFRTLPIWRPATIVGYLLGDFLRYLIGCVVIIGVGLIMGYNLGSVAGTVGAVALLLVFSFSLSWIWTFLGLSMRSEKTVMSVSMVALFPLTFLSNVFVQPSTMPGWLEAAVSWNPITHLVTAMRGLMSGSPNAGEIIWVLVASVVLIAGFGSATMAAYKRK from the coding sequence ATGACTTCCACCATCAAGCCGACCGAAACGACCGAAGAGGCCGACGAAACCCGGCCCGCCGACGTCGACGCGCTCGACGCCGTGCTCGCGTCGGTCGACCGGCCCAAGCGCCCCAGCGCTCTTTCCGCCTCGCTGACCTTCGGCTGGCGGGCCGCGCTGAAGATCAAGCACCTGCCCGAGCAGCTGTTCGACGTCACGGGCTTCCCGATCATCATGACCGTGATGTTCACCTACCTGTTCGGCGGCGCCATCGGCGGTTCGACCGAGGCGTACCTGGACTACCTGCTGCCGGGCATCCTCGCCATCACCGTCGTGATGATCACGATGTACACCGGTGTCGCGGTGAACAGCGACATCGCCAAGGGCGTCTTCGACCGCTTCCGGACGCTGCCGATCTGGCGCCCCGCCACGATCGTCGGCTACCTGCTCGGCGACTTCCTGCGGTACCTCATCGGCTGTGTCGTCATCATCGGTGTCGGCCTGATCATGGGCTACAACCTGGGCAGTGTCGCCGGTACGGTCGGCGCGGTGGCGCTGCTGCTGGTGTTCTCGTTCTCGCTCTCCTGGATCTGGACGTTCCTCGGCCTGTCCATGCGGTCGGAGAAGACCGTGATGAGCGTGAGCATGGTGGCGCTGTTCCCGCTGACCTTCCTGTCCAACGTGTTCGTTCAGCCGTCCACGATGCCCGGCTGGCTCGAAGCCGCGGTCAGCTGGAACCCGATCACCCATCTGGTCACCGCGATGCGGGGCCTGATGAGCGGCAGCCCGAACGCCGGCGAGATCATCTGGGTGCTGGTCGCCAGCGTCGTCTTGATCGCAGGCTTCGGTTCCGCCACGATGGCCGCCTACAAGCGTAAGTAA
- a CDS encoding YciI family protein, translated as MKYMVLLYSHPEPWGHPVEEFTPEFSGLSADERKKHFEAFEALLGRLHENGELVGGEALGDPAKASLYEVGSDGSKKKSDGPYSSTKDHLAGFFLIEAKDQARADEIAEEFAAPGQSVELRPIWTGGE; from the coding sequence ATGAAGTACATGGTCCTCCTCTACTCGCACCCCGAGCCGTGGGGACACCCCGTGGAGGAATTCACCCCGGAGTTCTCCGGTCTTTCCGCGGACGAGCGGAAGAAGCACTTCGAGGCATTCGAGGCGCTGCTCGGCCGTTTGCACGAAAACGGTGAGCTGGTCGGCGGGGAAGCGCTCGGCGACCCCGCCAAGGCAAGCCTTTACGAGGTCGGATCGGACGGCTCGAAGAAGAAGAGCGACGGCCCGTATTCGTCGACGAAGGACCACCTCGCCGGCTTCTTCCTGATCGAGGCCAAGGACCAGGCCCGCGCCGACGAGATCGCCGAGGAGTTCGCCGCTCCCGGACAGAGCGTCGAACTGCGGCCGATCTGGACCGGCGGCGAATAG